From the Gordonia bronchialis DSM 43247 genome, one window contains:
- a CDS encoding metal-sensitive transcriptional regulator, which yields MTTASAPGNSSAPEHSSHGYISDKGKYLARLKRIEGQSRGIHRMVDEEQYCIDILTQISALTKALEGVALGLLDDHLTHCVLDAAHAGGDEAQEKIAEASAAIARLVRS from the coding sequence ATGACCACTGCCTCCGCCCCGGGAAACTCCTCCGCACCGGAACACTCCTCCCACGGTTACATCAGCGACAAGGGCAAATACCTGGCCCGGCTCAAGCGCATCGAAGGCCAATCCCGAGGTATCCACCGGATGGTCGATGAGGAGCAGTACTGCATCGACATCCTGACCCAGATCTCGGCGCTGACCAAGGCACTGGAGGGGGTGGCGCTGGGCTTGCTCGACGACCACCTCACCCACTGCGTGCTCGATGCCGCCCACGCCGGCGGCGACGAGGCACAGGAGAAGATCGCTGAAGCCTCGGCGGCCATCGCTCGCCTCGTTCGTTCCTGA
- a CDS encoding M23 family metallopeptidase, whose product MQMVLTSLRVKAGQRWGPKALGVAVAVCVGVAPVIATAPAAASTDGHVAGELIAIVQDSVKAALGGAAAASLGEPITQAASCLGAQAQSGSVGDAGSVAALQCFGTFSLIDPIDGFRIIDALPLARLVATLIAAIVPHDPNEPHGPQPQEPGTPTPLLPGSGGAVAPTAGEITSTFGDGRGHQGIDIGNDLGAPIVAVADGEVITSGPAEGFGLWMRIRHDDGTITTYGHNDENLLEQGARVRMGQSIATVGNRGVSTGPHLHFEVLDPTGVNVDPAQWLADRGVVLAMAADADAPAPGPVVPQWVGERRL is encoded by the coding sequence ATGCAGATGGTGTTGACATCGCTACGGGTCAAGGCGGGGCAGCGGTGGGGCCCCAAGGCGCTGGGGGTGGCGGTGGCGGTGTGTGTGGGCGTTGCGCCTGTGATCGCCACCGCACCGGCGGCGGCCTCGACCGATGGACATGTGGCCGGGGAGTTGATCGCGATCGTGCAGGACTCGGTGAAGGCCGCATTGGGTGGTGCTGCAGCGGCGAGTTTGGGGGAGCCGATCACGCAGGCGGCGTCCTGCCTGGGCGCTCAGGCCCAGTCGGGCAGTGTCGGCGATGCGGGCAGTGTGGCCGCGCTGCAGTGCTTCGGCACGTTTTCGCTCATTGATCCGATAGACGGGTTCCGGATCATCGACGCGTTACCGCTGGCTCGGCTGGTGGCCACCCTGATCGCCGCGATCGTGCCGCACGATCCGAACGAGCCGCATGGCCCCCAACCGCAGGAACCCGGAACGCCGACGCCGCTGCTGCCCGGTAGTGGCGGTGCGGTGGCGCCGACTGCGGGTGAGATCACGTCCACCTTCGGTGACGGACGGGGCCATCAGGGCATTGATATCGGTAATGATCTGGGTGCGCCGATTGTCGCTGTGGCTGACGGGGAGGTCATCACCTCCGGACCCGCTGAGGGGTTCGGGTTGTGGATGCGGATCCGGCACGATGACGGCACGATCACCACCTACGGCCACAACGACGAGAATCTGCTCGAGCAGGGCGCGCGAGTACGGATGGGGCAATCGATCGCCACGGTGGGCAACCGTGGGGTGTCGACCGGCCCGCATCTGCATTTCGAGGTTCTCGATCCGACGGGAGTCAACGTCGATCCGGCACAGTGGCTGGCCGATCGTGGGGTGGTTCTGGCGATGGCCGCTGATGCCGACGCCCCCGCGCCGGGGCCGGTGGTGCCCCAGTGGGTCGGCGAACGACGCCTGTGA
- a CDS encoding copper-translocating P-type ATPase, protein MNEHSSSEHSSPEHVGHDAADERHHGQLAAASHNHHDHHAERARADHDHAGHGGHGDHVGQFRRLFWIMLALAVPVVAFSPMFAMLIGYDLPDGEVLKWVSPVLGTVMYCWGGRPFLVGAYSELRSRAPGMMLLIALAITVAFVASWGASIGVLHHELDFWWELALLIVIMLLGHWIEMRSLAQTTSALDSLAALLPDEAERVDGDQITTVAPSELQVGDVVIVRPGASVPADGRVVDGSAELDESMVTGESRTVRRGIGDQVVAGTVATDSGLRVQITATGDDTALAGIQRLVADAQNSTSRAQRLADSAAALLFWFALGSAIITAIVWTVIGQPDQAVIRTITVLVIACPHALGLAIPLVVAIATERAARGGVLVKDRLALEAMRTVDAVLFDKTGTLTKGEPTVIEIAAADGVDEDTVLALAASAEADSEHPLARAIVAAAGDRARPVPAATDFTSSPAVGVTARVEGATVRVGGPRMLEEQGHQELAIADRWRADGAIILHVTRDTELIGALKLADEVRGESRQAVEVLHARGVEVVMITGDAEAVAHTVAHDLGIDRVFAGVRPEDKASKVAELQHEGRKVAMVGDGVNDAPALAQADVGIAIGAGTDVAIASAGVILASDDPRSVLSVIELSDASYRKMKQNLWWAAGYNLISVPLAAGILAPIGFVLPMSVGAILMSASTVVVALNAQLLRRLDLHPGASTVRALQHNRPRSIEKVSP, encoded by the coding sequence ATGAACGAGCACTCCTCCTCCGAGCACTCTTCCCCTGAGCACGTCGGTCACGACGCCGCCGATGAACGCCACCACGGCCAACTCGCCGCAGCGTCACACAACCACCACGATCACCATGCTGAGCGCGCCCGCGCAGACCATGATCACGCTGGGCATGGGGGGCATGGTGATCACGTCGGGCAGTTCCGGCGGCTGTTCTGGATCATGCTGGCCCTGGCTGTGCCGGTCGTGGCCTTTTCGCCCATGTTCGCGATGCTCATCGGCTATGACCTACCCGATGGTGAGGTGTTGAAGTGGGTCTCACCGGTGCTGGGTACGGTGATGTACTGCTGGGGTGGGCGGCCGTTCCTGGTAGGCGCCTATTCAGAACTGCGGTCGCGTGCACCGGGAATGATGCTGTTGATCGCCTTGGCGATCACGGTGGCCTTCGTGGCGTCCTGGGGTGCGAGCATCGGTGTGTTGCACCACGAACTGGACTTCTGGTGGGAACTGGCGCTGCTCATCGTGATCATGCTGTTGGGGCATTGGATCGAGATGCGGTCGCTGGCCCAGACAACTTCGGCCCTGGACTCGCTGGCCGCGCTGCTGCCCGATGAGGCCGAACGCGTCGATGGCGACCAGATCACCACGGTTGCTCCCAGTGAGCTGCAGGTCGGAGATGTGGTGATCGTGCGCCCGGGGGCCAGCGTGCCGGCCGACGGTCGCGTCGTAGACGGCTCGGCCGAGCTCGATGAATCCATGGTCACCGGAGAATCGCGCACGGTGCGCCGCGGCATCGGCGATCAGGTGGTGGCCGGCACGGTGGCCACCGACTCGGGGCTGCGGGTCCAGATCACCGCCACCGGCGATGACACGGCGCTGGCCGGGATTCAGCGCCTGGTGGCAGACGCGCAGAACTCCACCTCCCGCGCCCAGCGGCTGGCCGATTCCGCTGCAGCGCTGCTGTTCTGGTTCGCGCTCGGCTCAGCGATCATCACGGCCATCGTGTGGACGGTCATCGGCCAACCCGACCAGGCGGTGATTCGAACCATCACCGTGCTGGTCATCGCCTGCCCGCACGCACTCGGCTTGGCTATCCCCCTGGTGGTGGCCATTGCCACCGAACGCGCCGCCCGCGGCGGCGTGCTGGTTAAAGACCGGTTGGCACTTGAGGCCATGCGCACTGTGGATGCGGTGCTGTTCGACAAGACCGGAACCCTGACCAAGGGTGAGCCCACGGTCATCGAGATCGCGGCCGCCGACGGCGTCGATGAGGACACCGTGCTCGCCCTGGCCGCCAGCGCCGAAGCCGACAGTGAGCACCCGTTGGCGCGAGCGATTGTCGCAGCTGCCGGAGACCGCGCGCGGCCGGTGCCGGCGGCCACCGACTTCACCTCGTCACCGGCGGTCGGTGTGACCGCTCGCGTCGAGGGCGCCACAGTGCGGGTGGGCGGGCCCCGCATGCTCGAGGAACAGGGCCATCAGGAACTGGCCATCGCTGATCGCTGGCGCGCCGACGGCGCAATCATCCTGCATGTCACCCGCGACACTGAGCTGATTGGAGCTCTCAAACTTGCTGATGAGGTGCGCGGGGAATCCCGCCAAGCCGTCGAGGTGCTGCACGCCCGCGGGGTCGAGGTTGTGATGATTACCGGCGACGCCGAAGCGGTCGCGCACACCGTCGCTCACGACCTCGGTATCGATCGGGTGTTCGCCGGTGTACGCCCGGAAGACAAAGCCAGCAAGGTGGCCGAACTGCAGCACGAAGGACGCAAGGTGGCGATGGTGGGCGACGGCGTCAACGACGCCCCCGCCCTGGCCCAGGCCGATGTGGGCATCGCGATCGGGGCCGGCACCGACGTCGCGATCGCCTCGGCCGGGGTCATCCTCGCCAGCGACGACCCCCGCTCGGTGCTGTCGGTCATCGAGCTGTCGGACGCCAGCTACCGAAAAATGAAGCAGAACCTGTGGTGGGCAGCGGGATACAACCTGATCTCGGTACCGCTGGCCGCCGGAATTCTCGCGCCCATCGGGTTCGTCCTGCCGATGTCGGTCGGAGCGATTCTGATGTCAGCCTCGACGGTCGTGGTCGCACTCAACGCGCAACTGCTGCGCCGACTCGACCTGCACCCAGGCGCGAGTACAGTGCGTGCACTGCAGCACAACCGACCGAGATCCATTGAGAAGGTGAGTCCATGA
- a CDS encoding M56 family metallopeptidase: MSAAVVLVVAAGVLGWLWPRWMVRVQGRIDARWVLVAWPAAQVVFAMLWVGAVVTLAVPGHFGIHSLSEVVSCLRVLSHGASPRVEAISGGVLAVVTGAAIVRAVTIAVRSAVRMRGAREEYLQSLRLVGARSERYPDVWWLADGRPMAFCLPGKDAGIAATTGLQAALSGEELDAVVAHERAHRRQRHHTVVLAARALGRAFPLIPLFSRAGREVAGLVEQAADARAAQLVGARAVCSALGTLARSGPVAGPVGVLSISDSSSVGPRLSRLDSGHRCRSRRHHVGAAAAVAGVVAVPTTLAVSGVVAAMVIAMCV; the protein is encoded by the coding sequence ATGAGTGCAGCGGTGGTGTTAGTTGTTGCCGCGGGTGTGCTGGGCTGGTTGTGGCCTCGATGGATGGTTCGGGTGCAGGGCCGTATCGATGCTCGTTGGGTGTTGGTGGCCTGGCCGGCCGCGCAGGTCGTGTTTGCGATGTTGTGGGTGGGAGCTGTTGTGACGCTGGCGGTTCCCGGCCATTTCGGCATCCATTCGTTGTCCGAGGTGGTGTCGTGTCTGCGGGTGTTGTCACACGGCGCATCCCCGCGGGTGGAAGCGATCTCCGGTGGCGTGCTGGCGGTGGTGACCGGGGCAGCGATTGTCCGAGCGGTGACGATCGCGGTGCGATCGGCGGTGCGGATGCGTGGTGCTCGTGAGGAGTATCTGCAGTCGTTGCGGTTGGTGGGCGCCCGCAGTGAGCGCTATCCCGACGTGTGGTGGCTCGCCGACGGGCGGCCGATGGCGTTTTGTCTGCCGGGCAAGGATGCCGGCATTGCCGCCACGACCGGGTTACAGGCGGCGTTGTCCGGTGAGGAACTCGATGCCGTCGTTGCCCATGAGCGCGCACACCGGCGGCAACGTCATCACACCGTGGTGTTGGCGGCCCGCGCTCTCGGGCGTGCGTTCCCGCTGATTCCGTTGTTCAGCCGCGCGGGCCGTGAGGTCGCCGGCTTGGTCGAGCAAGCCGCCGATGCCCGCGCCGCCCAGCTGGTGGGTGCGCGGGCGGTCTGCTCGGCGTTGGGAACGTTGGCCCGTTCGGGACCTGTAGCGGGCCCGGTGGGTGTGTTGTCGATCAGCGATTCGTCGTCCGTGGGGCCGCGGCTGAGCCGCTTGGACTCCGGTCACCGGTGCCGGTCGCGACGTCATCATGTGGGTGCCGCCGCGGCGGTGGCTGGTGTGGTGGCGGTACCGACCACGCTAGCGGTGTCCGGTGTCGTCGCGGCGATGGTGATCGCGATGTGTGTGTAG
- a CDS encoding DUF305 domain-containing protein, producing MRATRTGVVVAAAAAVLTVVAACSDTSTEDHSSMSGMGTSTVSTESSAAATAEHNSADISFAQQMIPHHTQAIMMSDILLEKDNINPQVVSLAQQIKDAQQPEIEQMQSWLEQWGAPLEGQGHNMDMGTSMAPGSSPMPSMMGMMSPEQMQQLRDAQGAEASRLFLTQMIEHHRGAIAMAKTEIQDGQSPEAIALARQIVTDQESEIARMQQLLNNP from the coding sequence ATGAGAGCCACACGAACCGGTGTCGTCGTTGCTGCCGCGGCGGCTGTTCTGACAGTGGTGGCCGCGTGTTCGGACACCTCGACTGAGGATCATTCCTCGATGTCGGGGATGGGTACCAGCACGGTCAGTACCGAATCGTCAGCGGCGGCCACTGCCGAACACAACAGCGCGGACATCTCGTTCGCCCAGCAGATGATCCCGCACCACACCCAGGCGATCATGATGAGCGACATCCTGTTGGAGAAGGACAACATCAACCCCCAGGTCGTCAGTCTGGCCCAGCAGATCAAAGACGCTCAGCAGCCTGAGATCGAGCAGATGCAGTCGTGGCTGGAGCAATGGGGAGCCCCACTCGAGGGCCAGGGGCACAACATGGACATGGGTACGTCGATGGCGCCGGGTTCCTCCCCGATGCCGTCGATGATGGGCATGATGTCGCCAGAACAGATGCAGCAGCTACGCGACGCGCAAGGCGCCGAGGCGTCGCGCCTGTTCCTGACGCAGATGATCGAACACCACCGCGGCGCCATCGCCATGGCCAAGACCGAGATTCAAGACGGCCAATCGCCCGAGGCGATCGCTCTGGCACGTCAGATCGTCACTGATCAGGAGAGCGAAATTGCGAGGATGCAGCAGCTTCTCAACAACCCCTAG